A region from the Streptomyces lydicus genome encodes:
- a CDS encoding cytochrome P450 codes for MDRREHARREVWNAFLGSAARQGDPYALLLGVPEDPGPLYVQLREKGPLYRSAIGTWVTGRHSVAGRILRDRRFGVRLTNGEKAPEAIEFDNSMLGQDPPNHTRLRKLAAPTFNPRRMEKWRSRVEEYVDELIDGILVRRGKFNFMTAFAQQLPVRVVGELLGIPEQYRHSAFRLTRRMAHLMDGDASAEVADDVLQAIDESARMFDEIVALVRENPGENMISDLLPALDDDSMSLDELIALCTFLILAGVETTVNLIGNATATLLGHPEQWAAFKDDVSLAPGVVQETLRYETPVQQYRRIVQEDLELDGVFLPADTELAICAGAANRDPEAYHDPDRFDITRSVTRKGEPEVLSFSLGTHFCLGATLARIEAEVAMTGVANRLPDLRQVAPVRRRNSYIVRGMMQFPVAAA; via the coding sequence GTGGATCGGCGGGAGCATGCGCGCCGTGAGGTGTGGAACGCCTTTCTCGGCTCCGCGGCGCGGCAGGGCGACCCATATGCGCTTCTGTTGGGCGTGCCGGAGGATCCAGGCCCCCTCTATGTGCAGCTGAGGGAAAAGGGGCCGCTCTACCGAAGCGCCATCGGCACCTGGGTGACCGGTCGGCACTCGGTGGCCGGAAGGATATTGCGGGACCGGCGGTTCGGAGTTCGGCTCACCAATGGTGAAAAGGCCCCGGAGGCCATCGAGTTCGACAATTCCATGCTGGGTCAGGACCCGCCGAACCACACTCGGCTGCGGAAACTCGCGGCTCCCACGTTCAATCCACGTCGCATGGAGAAATGGCGGTCGAGGGTCGAGGAGTACGTCGACGAGCTCATCGACGGAATCCTGGTCAGGCGCGGCAAGTTCAACTTCATGACGGCCTTTGCCCAGCAGCTGCCGGTACGGGTCGTCGGTGAACTGCTGGGGATTCCCGAGCAGTACCGGCACAGCGCGTTCCGGTTGACGCGGCGCATGGCGCACCTCATGGACGGCGATGCGTCTGCCGAGGTCGCGGACGACGTGCTGCAGGCGATTGACGAGTCGGCCAGGATGTTCGACGAGATCGTCGCGCTGGTCCGGGAGAACCCGGGCGAGAACATGATCAGCGACCTGCTGCCCGCGCTCGACGACGACAGCATGTCGCTGGACGAACTGATCGCACTGTGCACGTTCCTGATCCTGGCCGGGGTCGAGACCACGGTGAACCTCATCGGCAACGCCACGGCGACTCTCCTCGGCCACCCCGAGCAGTGGGCGGCGTTCAAGGACGATGTGAGCCTGGCGCCTGGCGTCGTACAGGAGACGCTGCGGTACGAGACCCCGGTCCAGCAGTACCGGCGGATCGTCCAGGAAGACCTTGAGCTGGACGGTGTGTTCCTGCCCGCCGACACCGAACTGGCCATTTGCGCCGGTGCAGCCAACCGGGACCCCGAGGCATATCACGACCCCGATCGTTTCGACATCACCAGAAGCGTCACCCGCAAGGGAGAGCCGGAAGTTCTCTCCTTCTCCCTGGGAACGCATTTCTGTCTCGGTGCCACACTCGCCCGCATCGAGGCGGAAGTTGCCATGACCGGCGTGGCGAACCGACTTCCAGATCTCCGGCAGGTCGCACCCGTCCGCCGCCGGAATTCGTACATCGTGCGCGGCATGATGCAGTTCCCCGTCGCGGCAGCGTAG
- a CDS encoding AfsR/SARP family transcriptional regulator has product MKIQILGPLAADVHGQSVIPTATKPRQILSLLALYPGRVVPMQTLMEEIWGMHPPRSAITTLQSYILQLRRRIGKALGTDEPGDAKEVLATRHGGYLLKIPEACVDMHEYELLVAEGRAAFEAGDNELSSQRFRKALDLWRGPALVDLKVGPILEIEVMRLEESRLVAVERRIDADLRLGRHAELSVDLTELTARHPHHEGLHSQAMVALYRSGRQGSALSVYQRLRTRLIEDLGVEPSPQLQRLHQAMLAVDPLLNVASGPQRTSTFDLFAV; this is encoded by the coding sequence GTGAAGATTCAAATTCTGGGGCCGTTGGCTGCCGACGTCCACGGGCAATCGGTCATTCCGACGGCGACCAAGCCGAGGCAGATCCTGTCACTCCTCGCCCTCTACCCGGGACGCGTGGTTCCCATGCAGACGCTGATGGAGGAGATCTGGGGGATGCATCCGCCGAGAAGCGCGATCACCACGCTCCAGTCATACATCCTCCAGCTGCGCCGGCGGATCGGAAAGGCCCTGGGGACCGACGAACCGGGCGACGCCAAGGAAGTGCTCGCCACCCGGCACGGCGGCTACCTGCTCAAGATCCCCGAGGCATGCGTCGACATGCACGAGTACGAACTGCTGGTCGCGGAGGGACGGGCCGCGTTCGAAGCGGGCGACAACGAACTGTCCTCCCAGCGGTTCCGCAAGGCGCTGGACCTGTGGAGGGGGCCCGCGCTGGTGGACCTGAAGGTCGGGCCGATCCTCGAGATCGAGGTCATGCGCCTGGAGGAGAGCCGGCTGGTGGCCGTGGAGCGGCGGATCGACGCCGATCTGCGGCTCGGTCGGCATGCCGAACTCAGCGTGGATCTCACTGAATTGACGGCACGTCATCCGCACCATGAAGGGCTGCACTCGCAGGCTATGGTGGCGCTCTACCGCTCCGGCAGGCAGGGCTCGGCGCTCAGCGTCTATCAGCGGCTGCGAACACGGCTCATCGAGGACCTGGGAGTGGAGCCGTCGCCCCAGCTCCAGCGGCTGCACCAGGCGATGCTCGCGGTGGACCCGCTGCTGAACGTGGCGTCGGGCCCCCAACGGACCTCGACCTTCGACTTGTTCGCGGTGTGA
- a CDS encoding 4'-phosphopantetheinyl transferase family protein, producing the protein MISELLPPPIETAEAFGDFEPLPQLFPQEAALVERAVAKRRGEFATVRACAREALARLGHEPVPILPGERGAPRWPDGLVGSMTHCQGYRAAALARATDMATVGVDAEPNGPLPGNGVTETVLRPTERAHVAQLAADRSDVHWGRLIFSAKESVYKAWFPLTHRWLQFEEAEIRIDPAAGTFRAQLLVPGPEVAGTRLPGFDGRWMVRAGLIVTAIAVPRLLPATPPAAPRAASESAAPGRVGISGKGQPIRH; encoded by the coding sequence GTGATATCCGAGCTGCTGCCCCCACCGATCGAGACCGCCGAAGCCTTCGGTGACTTCGAGCCCCTGCCCCAGCTGTTTCCGCAGGAGGCCGCCCTGGTAGAGCGGGCGGTTGCCAAGCGTCGCGGGGAGTTCGCCACCGTCCGGGCCTGCGCGCGCGAGGCCCTCGCCCGACTCGGCCACGAACCGGTGCCGATCCTGCCCGGGGAGCGCGGCGCCCCGCGATGGCCGGACGGGCTGGTGGGCAGCATGACGCACTGCCAGGGGTACCGGGCAGCCGCGCTGGCACGCGCCACCGACATGGCCACCGTCGGCGTGGACGCCGAGCCGAACGGTCCGCTGCCCGGCAACGGGGTTACGGAGACCGTCCTCCGCCCCACGGAACGGGCCCACGTGGCGCAACTGGCAGCGGACCGGAGCGACGTCCATTGGGGTCGGCTCATCTTCAGCGCCAAGGAGAGTGTCTACAAGGCGTGGTTCCCGCTGACCCACCGATGGCTGCAATTCGAAGAAGCCGAGATCCGGATCGATCCCGCGGCCGGCACCTTCCGCGCCCAACTGCTGGTGCCTGGGCCCGAGGTGGCAGGCACCCGGCTGCCGGGATTCGACGGACGATGGATGGTGCGTGCTGGCCTCATCGTCACGGCCATCGCCGTCCCCCGGCTCCTCCCCGCCACACCTCCCGCGGCTCCTCGAGCCGCCTCGGAATCAGCGGCACCGGGGCGGGTCGGCATCAGTGGGAAGGGCCAGCCGATTCGGCACTGA
- a CDS encoding IS701 family transposase, whose product MDLGEIEELRESLGGFVAEVFASLKRRDQRGWGDCYLRGLMLDGRRKSVQPMAERLPDGNMQALQQFVSQSTWDHVPVLRAVAAKVTSAIAPEAWVIDDTSFPKAGDQSVGAARQWCGALGKKSLCQVGVSLHAVTDAASVPLNWRLFLPAEWAGPADGRRAKAGVPDGVGHREKWRLALDVMDEALGWGLTGRVVVADAGYGQMHAFRAAVADRGLDYVVAVRSDTSAHPGLLVPTAPEREGRMGAPRLPRYREPARSLKDLVTTAGRRRLRRCTWRQGSKGAMTSRFIVMEVRPAGVAPTKAAREEAGGRVGWDGVLPAETLIAEWPPHQDEPTDYWLTSLPADTTLRHLVRIAKIRWRIEHDYREMKHGLGLDHFEGRTWRGWHHHVTLVTAAHAFLTLRRLDPKAQAPA is encoded by the coding sequence GTGGATCTTGGGGAGATTGAGGAACTGCGGGAGAGTCTTGGCGGGTTCGTTGCCGAGGTGTTCGCGTCGTTGAAGCGCAGGGATCAGCGTGGGTGGGGGGATTGTTACCTGCGTGGGCTGATGCTGGATGGTCGGCGCAAGTCGGTCCAGCCGATGGCTGAGCGGCTGCCGGACGGCAATATGCAGGCGTTGCAGCAGTTCGTCAGCCAGTCGACGTGGGACCACGTTCCGGTGCTACGGGCTGTTGCGGCGAAGGTGACCTCGGCGATCGCTCCGGAGGCATGGGTGATCGATGACACCTCCTTCCCCAAGGCGGGAGACCAGTCGGTGGGGGCAGCCCGGCAGTGGTGCGGGGCGCTGGGCAAGAAGTCGCTGTGTCAGGTGGGAGTGAGCCTGCACGCGGTCACCGACGCCGCTTCCGTGCCGCTGAACTGGCGGTTGTTCCTGCCTGCCGAGTGGGCCGGTCCGGCCGACGGGCGCCGTGCGAAGGCTGGGGTGCCCGACGGCGTGGGGCACCGGGAGAAGTGGCGTCTGGCTCTGGACGTGATGGATGAGGCACTCGGATGGGGGCTGACCGGCCGGGTCGTGGTGGCCGATGCCGGATACGGCCAGATGCACGCCTTCCGTGCCGCTGTTGCCGACCGCGGCCTCGACTACGTCGTGGCCGTCCGCAGTGACACCAGCGCCCACCCCGGCCTTCTCGTTCCCACTGCGCCGGAACGAGAAGGCCGGATGGGTGCCCCGCGGCTGCCCCGCTATCGTGAGCCGGCCCGCTCCCTGAAGGACCTGGTCACGACTGCCGGGCGGCGTCGGCTGCGGCGTTGCACCTGGCGCCAGGGCAGCAAAGGAGCGATGACCAGCCGGTTCATCGTGATGGAGGTCCGCCCTGCCGGTGTCGCGCCGACGAAGGCAGCGCGGGAGGAAGCTGGTGGACGTGTCGGGTGGGACGGCGTTCTGCCTGCCGAGACCTTGATCGCCGAATGGCCGCCGCACCAGGACGAGCCCACCGACTACTGGCTGACCAGCCTGCCCGCCGACACCACGCTGCGGCACCTGGTCCGCATCGCGAAGATCCGCTGGCGGATCGAACACGACTACCGCGAGATGAAGCACGGCCTGGGCCTGGATCACTTCGAAGGCCGCACCTGGCGCGGCTGGCACCACCACGTCACCCTCGTCACTGCCGCCCACGCCTTCCTCACCCTCCGGCGCCTGGACCCAAAAGCCCAAGCGCCGGCCTGA
- a CDS encoding IS701 family transposase, with product MGGDLADVRVWAGELDAVHERFVHRFSRTEPRESALAYMRGLIAPLERKNGWTLAEQAGHAAPDRIHRLLNRIEWEADEVLDDVRDYVVENLGDREAVLIVDDTGFLKKGTRSAGVQRQYSGTAGRTENCQVGVFLAYAAGGGRTLIDRRLYLPASWTDDRERCRRAGIDDEVGFETKVVMAKKMVRRAIADKIPFRWVTADAAYGFSKGWRSELEQADVFHVMATTRHDTVVTRWALDHPVQDLFTGLPRQKWKRRSCGRGAHGPRVFDWARVEVRPWHREGRRHWVLARRSVRRPEELSYYIAYCPSGATLDELIHIAGSRWAVEECFQTAKQECGLDDYQVRRYPGWHRHITLAIAAHACLTVLRARDLDAGKAETDPPSSSTSASPRSDA from the coding sequence ATGGGTGGGGACCTTGCTGATGTCAGGGTGTGGGCCGGTGAACTGGACGCTGTGCATGAGCGGTTTGTGCATCGGTTTTCCAGGACGGAGCCACGGGAGTCGGCGCTTGCCTATATGCGGGGGCTGATTGCTCCGCTGGAGCGGAAGAACGGCTGGACGCTGGCTGAACAGGCCGGTCATGCAGCTCCGGACCGTATCCATCGGCTGCTGAACCGGATCGAGTGGGAAGCCGATGAGGTCCTCGACGATGTCCGCGACTACGTCGTCGAGAACCTCGGCGACCGCGAAGCCGTGCTCATCGTGGACGACACCGGCTTCCTCAAGAAAGGGACCCGTTCGGCAGGTGTCCAGCGTCAGTACTCCGGGACTGCCGGACGCACAGAGAACTGCCAGGTCGGAGTGTTCCTCGCCTATGCAGCCGGCGGCGGCCGGACACTGATCGACCGCAGGCTGTATCTGCCCGCATCCTGGACAGACGACCGCGAGAGATGCCGCCGGGCCGGTATCGACGACGAGGTCGGCTTCGAGACCAAGGTCGTCATGGCCAAGAAGATGGTCCGCCGTGCGATCGCGGACAAGATCCCGTTCCGGTGGGTGACCGCCGATGCCGCCTACGGCTTCAGCAAGGGCTGGCGCTCCGAACTGGAGCAGGCCGATGTCTTCCACGTCATGGCCACCACCCGCCACGACACCGTGGTCACCCGCTGGGCCCTGGACCATCCGGTTCAGGACCTGTTCACCGGTCTGCCACGGCAGAAGTGGAAACGCCGCTCCTGCGGACGCGGCGCCCACGGACCGCGGGTGTTCGACTGGGCGCGTGTCGAGGTCCGTCCCTGGCACCGCGAGGGCCGCCGCCACTGGGTCCTCGCACGTCGCAGTGTCCGCCGGCCCGAAGAGCTCTCCTACTACATCGCCTACTGCCCCTCCGGTGCCACCTTGGACGAGTTGATCCATATCGCCGGCAGCCGGTGGGCCGTCGAAGAATGCTTCCAGACGGCGAAGCAGGAGTGCGGCCTGGACGACTACCAAGTCCGCCGCTACCCAGGCTGGCACCGCCACATCACCCTGGCCATCGCTGCCCACGCCTGCCTGACCGTCCTGCGAGCCCGGGACCTCGATGCCGGGAAAGCAGAAACGGATCCTCCCAGCTCATCCACCTCAGCCTCGCCGAGATCAGACGCCTGA
- a CDS encoding helix-turn-helix transcriptional regulator yields MVEREYSDALEDLVGQLDACTEGGGGRLALVTGGLASGKTHLVHAFAQHATQNGALHLMATGSRAERDFSGGVVDQLFRNSHVPAEAAARVTRLLSGLAEAGTGSGAAPLQAEARVLHTLCIELLELAQQCPLVISVDDIQFADAFSLWLILHLRQRMAAAPVMIVLTEWNWGLPALSRFHADLARQPYQLVELTALPVAAVAAGLAERTTPQQAKDHAAHVHWLAGGNPLLVHALTTDLRNGRPLPSASCAEAGPAFTQAVLNCLYRWDGDLLGVAQGIAVLDDHASAPLVAELMSLPADRVGRALNALTAAGLVDGSRLRHPAARAAALSPLPATERARLHRAAAELLQHRGAAPVTVAEHLIAAGSAGSWATSVLRAAAARATAYDNVELATRCLELAMDSCSDPAGRATLRHTLARTLWHIDPAAAARHHAAARTSLTHDGLAVGDALPLLKQALWQGDLDTARGAYRTYTQRASEDERDSYAEAELRLAQRWFYGDTFTRRPSVQDHREKWCARGPHTEDPWTRAVDAVGDGASGSTAKNAAANAEHILKSCRLGETLLEVVLAALLTLIRSNRLERAAEWSDKLYAEAVRRGGLTWQAALGAVRADIALRHGEPRAAVAHALSALDLLAPQSWGALRGYPLGTLVAAHTALDAPDAAEEAARQMPCDSLPPTVWSLTFLYARGRHHLSAGRILAAAKDFRNCGGLAQEWDLDSPELVPWRNGLAEANLRLGRTVIARGLAKQQLDHGRGTSLRTQGVSLRLLAATAEPPQQPGLLRKSVNLLEASGDRMELAHSLADLSVVLRSIGELDEARAASWRATQEAKLCRSATVRPEAPALPEQNSLAHAQAGAPASDAAGPGSSESMEISVLSDAEGRVALLAARGFSNRDISQQLFITVSTVEQHLTRVYRKLGVSGRRGLLTLLPVP; encoded by the coding sequence ATGGTGGAGCGCGAGTACAGCGACGCACTGGAAGATCTCGTCGGACAACTCGACGCGTGCACCGAGGGCGGGGGCGGCCGACTCGCCCTGGTGACCGGCGGGCTGGCGAGCGGCAAGACTCACCTTGTGCACGCCTTCGCGCAGCACGCGACGCAGAACGGCGCACTGCACCTCATGGCGACCGGCTCCCGCGCGGAACGCGACTTCTCCGGCGGGGTCGTCGACCAGCTCTTCCGCAACAGTCACGTCCCCGCCGAGGCCGCCGCCCGCGTCACCCGCCTCCTCTCCGGACTCGCCGAAGCCGGCACCGGATCCGGCGCCGCCCCTCTGCAGGCCGAGGCACGCGTCCTGCACACACTCTGCATAGAACTCCTCGAACTGGCCCAGCAGTGCCCCCTGGTCATCAGCGTGGACGATATCCAGTTCGCCGACGCCTTCTCCCTGTGGCTGATCCTGCATCTGCGTCAGCGCATGGCCGCCGCGCCCGTGATGATCGTGCTGACCGAATGGAACTGGGGACTGCCCGCCCTGTCGCGGTTCCATGCCGACCTCGCCCGGCAGCCGTACCAGCTCGTCGAGCTCACCGCACTGCCCGTCGCCGCCGTCGCGGCAGGGCTCGCCGAGCGGACCACGCCGCAGCAGGCCAAGGACCATGCGGCGCACGTCCACTGGCTCGCGGGCGGCAACCCCCTCCTCGTACACGCCCTCACGACGGATCTGCGCAACGGCCGCCCCCTCCCCTCAGCCTCCTGCGCCGAGGCCGGTCCCGCCTTCACCCAGGCCGTGCTGAACTGTCTCTACCGCTGGGACGGCGACCTGCTCGGCGTCGCCCAGGGCATCGCCGTACTCGACGACCACGCCTCGGCACCGCTCGTCGCGGAGCTGATGTCGCTGCCCGCCGACCGGGTCGGCCGGGCGCTCAACGCCCTGACCGCAGCCGGGCTCGTGGACGGCTCGCGGTTGCGCCACCCCGCGGCCCGCGCCGCAGCCCTGAGCCCCCTCCCGGCCACCGAGCGGGCCCGGCTCCACCGCGCCGCGGCAGAGTTGCTCCAGCACCGGGGCGCCGCCCCCGTCACCGTCGCCGAACACCTCATCGCCGCAGGCTCCGCGGGCTCCTGGGCGACCAGTGTGCTGCGCGCAGCCGCTGCCCGCGCCACGGCCTACGACAACGTGGAACTCGCCACCCGCTGCCTCGAACTAGCCATGGACAGCTGCTCCGACCCGGCCGGCCGCGCCACCCTGCGGCACACCCTGGCCCGCACGCTCTGGCACATCGACCCGGCCGCCGCCGCCCGCCACCACGCCGCCGCCCGCACCTCACTGACCCACGACGGCCTCGCCGTGGGGGACGCCCTGCCGCTCCTCAAGCAGGCCCTCTGGCAGGGTGACCTCGACACGGCGCGGGGCGCATACCGCACGTACACCCAGCGGGCCTCCGAGGACGAACGCGACAGTTACGCGGAGGCCGAACTACGGCTCGCACAGCGCTGGTTCTACGGCGACACCTTCACCCGTCGGCCCAGCGTGCAGGACCACCGCGAGAAGTGGTGCGCCCGCGGCCCACACACCGAGGACCCGTGGACCCGAGCCGTCGACGCGGTGGGCGACGGGGCTTCGGGAAGCACCGCCAAGAACGCCGCGGCCAACGCCGAGCACATCCTCAAGAGCTGCCGGCTGGGCGAGACCCTCCTGGAGGTCGTCCTCGCCGCCCTGCTCACGCTGATCCGCAGCAACCGCCTGGAGCGGGCCGCCGAGTGGAGCGACAAGCTGTACGCGGAGGCCGTGCGCCGCGGCGGGCTCACCTGGCAGGCCGCGCTCGGCGCCGTACGCGCCGACATCGCCCTGCGGCACGGCGAACCGCGTGCTGCCGTCGCCCACGCCCTGAGCGCTCTGGACCTGCTGGCACCGCAGAGTTGGGGGGCGCTGCGCGGCTACCCACTCGGCACCCTCGTCGCCGCGCACACCGCCCTCGACGCCCCGGACGCGGCCGAGGAAGCGGCGCGGCAGATGCCGTGCGACTCCTTGCCCCCCACGGTGTGGAGCCTGACCTTCCTGTATGCGCGCGGCCGCCACCACCTGTCCGCCGGACGGATCCTGGCAGCGGCCAAGGACTTCCGGAACTGCGGCGGCCTCGCCCAGGAATGGGACCTCGACTCCCCCGAGCTCGTCCCGTGGCGCAATGGCCTTGCGGAGGCGAACCTGCGGCTCGGTCGCACCGTCATCGCCCGCGGCCTGGCCAAGCAGCAGCTCGATCACGGCCGGGGCACGAGCCTGCGCACCCAGGGTGTCTCCCTGCGGCTGCTGGCCGCCACGGCCGAACCACCACAGCAGCCCGGGTTGCTGCGCAAGTCCGTCAACCTGCTCGAAGCCTCGGGCGATCGCATGGAGCTGGCGCACTCCCTGGCTGATCTGAGTGTGGTCCTGAGGAGCATCGGTGAACTGGACGAGGCCCGTGCGGCGTCCTGGCGCGCCACCCAGGAGGCCAAACTCTGCCGGTCCGCCACCGTCCGCCCTGAGGCGCCCGCTCTCCCCGAGCAGAATTCACTCGCGCACGCGCAAGCCGGAGCCCCGGCCTCGGACGCAGCCGGTCCGGGATCGTCCGAGAGCATGGAGATCTCCGTCCTCAGCGACGCGGAAGGGCGGGTCGCGCTGCTGGCGGCGCGCGGCTTCAGCAATCGCGACATCAGCCAGCAGCTGTTCATCACGGTGAGCACCGTCGAACAGCACCTGACTCGCGTCTATCGGAAGCTCGGTGTCAGCGGACGGCGCGGCCTGCTCACCCTGCTGCCGGTCCCGTAG
- a CDS encoding PqqD family protein has protein sequence MRSQPAPGVSVNIGADGCLELRSDSAVRPGVYRWAPVCTAMWIALRQHDGDIDAAARTLASQWDTAPTDTRADLGIWVDELRDAGLAY, from the coding sequence ATGCGCAGTCAACCGGCGCCCGGCGTGAGCGTCAACATCGGTGCGGACGGCTGCCTGGAGTTGCGGTCGGATTCGGCGGTACGCCCCGGCGTCTACCGCTGGGCTCCCGTGTGCACTGCGATGTGGATCGCCCTGCGCCAGCACGACGGCGACATCGACGCAGCAGCCCGCACACTCGCCTCCCAGTGGGACACCGCACCCACGGACACCCGTGCCGACCTGGGCATCTGGGTGGACGAACTCCGCGATGCGGGGCTGGCGTACTGA